One Marinilabiliales bacterium genomic window, ACAAGACCAATGCTATTTGTTTCGCAGGTGGTGCATCCTGAAAGAACAGTAAGAAGTAGAATAAATGGTAATGCAAGGTTGACACATGGATTTGAAAACATGGAGTTCTGTTGCATATCATCTTTTTCTGGCATGGTTTTATTCATTTTTTAGATTTGGATAATTAAAATAAATTGGGGTGCGATTGAGCATCAACAGGCCTGGGAGCATCATCGCCCCATAACCAGTAAAAGGGCATTTCATCAAAAGTTGATGTGCCCAATATGCGAGGGTCCTGCGTTTCAAGGAGAAATCCATTGAGCCTTTCTTTGAGTGCGTTAAAAATCTTTTGGTGTTCTTTTTTGTTTGCGAGGTTTACAAGGTTTTCCGGGTCATCAGGAATATAATAGAGCTCATATTCGTGCCTTTTATGAAAGGCCAGTTTATAGAAAGGCATGCCATTATCTGAGGTAACAACAATGATTGTATTGTCAAGTTCGCCGCTTGCTTCCAACATGTCGAGCATGCGAACCAGGTGCTTGTCCTGATGGTTGATCTCATAGAAATAGTCCAGAATATCTGATCTTACCTCATGCACATCAGGAAGAAATGATGGCACATTTACAGAATCTGCATTCATACCCGATTCAAGCCCGATGCCCTTTTTATATATTCTATGCGGTTCGCTTACACCCACCCAGAAAAAGAAGGGTCTTTCAGGATACCGCCAAACAACTGTGCTCCTTCTGCAATCTGCCACGGATACTTTCCTGTAAGTATGGATGCCCGGCAAGGTGCACACGATGGTGCAGGGGCAAAAGCGTTGGCAAAGAGTATTCCTTCTTTTACCACACGGTCAAATCCGGGTGTTTGAACCTGCCTTTCTCCATTTGCAGATGTATGAAGCCATGACTGGTCATCGGTTAAATAAAACAGGATGTTTGGCCTTTGCCCAATAAGTTCATCTGTCCGGTCTTTATCCGGTCCCGGCTGGCATTGAGCAAATGCAAGTGAAGTAGCAATAATGGGTACTTGAAACTTAACAAAAGAGCCTGCCATCTTCTTAGATTAAAAAGGGGTTAGTTGTTAATGTTCTTTATATCTCTGAAAAAAGTTCCGGAGATATCAAAAAGCAATAATAATTTTGCCAATATAAAACCTTGATTTCTTTTCAGATTGTATCGTGAGAAAATATATGCCGCTTTCAAGAGAATTTGGGAAATAATAACTGCGGGATGAGCCAGCAGTCATCTCGCTGATCATATCATTCCAAACAACCTTCCCGGAAATATCAAAAAGTTCAATCATATAACTGCCAACCATATTCCTGTTCGTTTCCAGAATAAAAAAATCTTTAACCGGATTTGGATAAATTTTAAAACCATCCTGTTTGTCCAGGTTAAAAACATGGGAGGGTGTTGTGGCAGTAATATCAATGGTATCAGGCTCGCTATCCTGGTATTGATCATTTACCACCAGGGTGATCCTATATATACCAGGCACATCAGCACTGAAGACAGCGTCCACAGAATTTTCGTTATCCAGTCTTGCATTCACGCTGTTTTCTGGTTTTACCGCTAGAGTCCACAGGTAAGAAAGCGGAAATCCATTAGGATCAAAGCTTGCGGACCCATCAAGAGTATGATCGGTAGAAACAGGAATGGTTATATTTTCTCCTGCAACAGCAACGGGTGGTGTTGTAATAAAAACGTTAACCGTATCTGGCAGAGATGTTTCTTCTGCATCACTTACTGTAAGGGCAAAACGATAGTCACCGCCAAAAACGGGGTTTAGACTGATTTCAATAAGTGAAGGATCCTCAATGATAAGATTGCTGCCATCTGGTTGAGTGATCAGCGACCATTGGTATGCTGTTAACGGTATGCCTTTGGGATTAAAGCTCTTCTCTCCGGAAAGTTCAATAACAGAGTTCTTGGGTAGTTTTTGATCGTTGCCGGCCAATGCTACCGGATGCATATACTCTTCCTTAAATTCGAGTTTGATAGCAATATCCTTGTTGAATTCAGGTACAGAAAGATTTCGAAATGGAGGAATATGGGTTTTTACCTGCGGATCAGAAATGTCTCCGGTAACCGGATCATAGATAGTGAGCATGTAATATCCCATTGGAAATTCTGTTAAATCAAGAACAACTCCGGAAATATTCTCTTCAAAATTTTCGTGATACAGGTAGTAATAGAAATTTCCAGCATCGGTTTTCATTCCATTAACTTTCACGTTTTCCACATTCGCATTAAAGCTGAAAGCGGTAGGATTTCCCTGGGCAACCAGATCAACATTTTCGAAATAGGCAGCCATCGGGGCAAAGTAGGAATACCAGCCCTGCTCAATGGCTTTGTCCCAATTCCAGTGAAGGCTTGGAAAATGGTTGAAATATGTAACCCATTTAGCATTGCGCACTTCATCGCCGGTTTCGGCAAGTCCCGACTTGCCAAACTCACCGCACATCAGAGGCAGATCGGTGATTCCCAGCATGTTGTTGTAATAGTGAAGTAGAGATTGCGTTACCTTATCCCCATAAGTATGAAACTGGAAAAGATCCAGTTCATTGCTTTGTCCGAGGGGAGCTACCAGGGGATGCCCAAGCCAGCCGCTGATACTGGTTGTTGTGATATGGTTATAGGGATCAAGCTCCTTCATGAATATTGCCATTTCCTCATGCCATTCCACTACGTCATCAACCCAGGAGGGAGGATTATTCATGTGTTCGCCTGTCAGGTCAACTTCATTGAAGAATTCCCATGCAAACAAGTTTGTTGAATAACCCCATCTGGCTATATAATAGCGAAACAGGTTGCGTGTGTGTGTTTTTGCCAGCTCATTTCCAAAAAATTCTGCAGGTTTGTCCAGGTATCCTCCATTGGCAACATTATAAGGGTTCAGGTCCCAGTTGGAGTTAACATTTTCAGACAGAATGCCGTGCTGGAACATGGTTAGCATGATCTGAATACCGTTTTCCCTGCATAGCTCAAAGATAGAGTCCAGAAGGCCGGCTGCTTGCTGGCTGTACCTTCCAATACCTTCGTAATAAGAATATCCGTTACGTCCTTCCAGAGATTGTGAGGCAAAGGTAACAGTCCAGTACCGCAACATATTGGCATTGTTTTCCCCCAGCATGGAGATATGATCATGGTAATCGGCGATCTTATCCTGTTTTATGCTCCAGGCCACATTTTCGCCAATGGGCAGATAGTGTTCTCCTGTGGAGTGTCTGTAATAGTTTTTTAAATCTGGATCGAGATAAACAAAACCCTTGTTTTGCGATGAGAAAACCATCAGTTCATAAGTCTCTGATGTGAATTGCCCATCTTCATCTTCCAGATGAATGATAATCTGGTAAGTCCCTTCCTGCTGAGGTGTAAACCGAACCTTCCAGCACTGGAAGTTTGGATCATTCACCCATAGACCAGCCTCGTCGGGGACGCTTTTAATATAATAGAATGCGGGCATAAAGTACGACTCCCCGTCGGGTGGTATGATCTCAGCATCCACCTTTACAATATCCGGATCGTATGGATTGCTGTAGGTTTTTGTCAGTTGAAATACTCCTTCCACTTTTGCATGTACTTCGGATACTGTGTTTGTAAAGGTCAGGCCGCTAAACAGCTCACCATAATTAAAAACAAACAGGTTGGTGCTTTCTGATGCCGATTTACCCCCGGTGTTTGTAAGTTCAAGAGTAAACTGATAAGAACCCGGTGATGCATATCGGTGTGTCACTATGTTTTCGCTTGTTGATAAGGTATTTCCGTCTCCAAAATCCCAATTGTAGGTAAGTTCGAGTCCGTTCCAGTCAAAAGACCCGGAACCGTCAAAAGTAACTGTACTGTCAGTATATATCAGAAGTGGATCAATTTTGTAATCAATAACTGGATACCCTTCCTCCGCCATAGGATTAGAAAACTTAAAATCATCAAGATATACGATAGCTGGAGAGTTATTATCAACCCCGGCAGCTATTTCAAGCCTGGTAAAAGGCATTCCCATGGCTGTACTTACGTCAATTTCAAGTTCAACCCATTCATTGGGCTCAGGCATATTGTGATAATTGTGAGCCCAGCTTTCAGTCACCACCGAAGACCCATTCCAGAACTTGTAGTAAACACGCCCTTGTGTTGAGGAGTGCACCTTAAAGGTCATTTTTGTGCTGTTGCCGAAGTTCATCGTCTCGGAGAAAATCATGGCCACATAATGCCAGTTCCCCTCTGCTTTTTCGTACCTCAACACTTTACTGCTGGGGTTTATGTCATCCTGAAAAGGATTGTCTACAACCTGGGCATTGCCATTTTCAACCAGTGGTGTGGTTTCAGGAGTTTCGAAATCGGCAAAACTCTGGGCATAAAAAATAGAGTAACAGACCATAAAAATGAATGTCAAAACCATTTTTTTGGAAGAATATCTGGTCATAGATTGGTGTTTTTCAATGGAAACGGTTCATGGAGTTTCCGCCTGGACAATAATACGAAAATTTATAAGAGTTTTTAGTTAAAGAAATCACGATAAATTTATGATTATCCTGAATTAAGACATAAAGAACTCAAATTTCCAGTCTGACTCACAACATACGGCTTAAAGTATTATTAGCAGGGGCAACAGGATCAATTGGAAAAAGATTGATGACTGGATTGTTCTGGTAATAATTTACGGATTATCTTATTATTGGTATTTTGTATTCCCTTTACAGGGAATAGTACGCAGGGGTTTGATAAAAGAAGTTAACTTTATGTATCGAACAGGAAGGGAATATGGACAAGAACAGTATTGTTGTTATTACGGGTGCCAATTCAGGAATAGGGAAAGCGACTTCCATTGAACTTGCCAGGACCGGGGCTGTCATAATAATGGCCTGCCGAAGCAAGGAGCGTGGAGAAGAGGCCCTTCAGGATGTGAGGGCCTTAAGTGGAAATAAATCAGTGGAACTTATGCTCTGTGATTTAGGTTCTTTAAAAAGCATAAGGGATTTTTGTTCTAATTTTAAGAGAAAGTATAAACAGCTTAATGTGCTTATTAATAATGCAGGTGTTATTCTGCCCGGGTATCATCAAACATCCGACGGATTTGAACTCCAATTTGGTGTTAATCACCTTGGCCACTTTCTTTTAACCACTGAGCTGCTGGACATTCTTATTGCAAGTGCTCCTGCAAGAATTATCAATGTTACTTCAGGTGCACATAAAGCAGGCAGGATATATTTTGAAGATATAAATCTTGAGAAAAATTATAAATTTTGGCGTGCCTACGCACAATCCAAATTAGCGAATATTCTATTTACTTATGAGTTGGCAGAAAGGCTGAAAGGGACGGGCGTTACCGCAAATTGTTTTCACCCCGGTGCAGTTGCCACAAGAATGGGGATAAACAGAGATACTGGCTTTGGTACATTTATTACCCGCCTGTTGAAACCTTTTTTTCAGACTTCTGAACAGGGTGCAGAAACGGCAATATATCTTGCAACTTCTGGTGATGTTGAAGGGGTGACAGGGAGGTATTTTTATAAAAAAAGACCGGTGCAATCCTCAAATAGGTCATACGACAGGGCCACCGCAAAGAAACTCTGGGATCTAAGTGAAAAAATGGTTGAGACAGGTGATTTTAATAACAGGCCAGAGCTGGGTTATCCTGTTGACCAATAACGCAGTAACGGTTATATAAAACGGTTAATATTGCGGAAATACGAACTACGTTTTCATCGGCTTTTGCATATGATACCGGGCTGCTGCTTGATACAGAC contains:
- a CDS encoding PKD domain-containing protein, translated to MTRYSSKKMVLTFIFMVCYSIFYAQSFADFETPETTPLVENGNAQVVDNPFQDDINPSSKVLRYEKAEGNWHYVAMIFSETMNFGNSTKMTFKVHSSTQGRVYYKFWNGSSVVTESWAHNYHNMPEPNEWVELEIDVSTAMGMPFTRLEIAAGVDNNSPAIVYLDDFKFSNPMAEEGYPVIDYKIDPLLIYTDSTVTFDGSGSFDWNGLELTYNWDFGDGNTLSTSENIVTHRYASPGSYQFTLELTNTGGKSASESTNLFVFNYGELFSGLTFTNTVSEVHAKVEGVFQLTKTYSNPYDPDIVKVDAEIIPPDGESYFMPAFYYIKSVPDEAGLWVNDPNFQCWKVRFTPQQEGTYQIIIHLEDEDGQFTSETYELMVFSSQNKGFVYLDPDLKNYYRHSTGEHYLPIGENVAWSIKQDKIADYHDHISMLGENNANMLRYWTVTFASQSLEGRNGYSYYEGIGRYSQQAAGLLDSIFELCRENGIQIMLTMFQHGILSENVNSNWDLNPYNVANGGYLDKPAEFFGNELAKTHTRNLFRYYIARWGYSTNLFAWEFFNEVDLTGEHMNNPPSWVDDVVEWHEEMAIFMKELDPYNHITTTSISGWLGHPLVAPLGQSNELDLFQFHTYGDKVTQSLLHYYNNMLGITDLPLMCGEFGKSGLAETGDEVRNAKWVTYFNHFPSLHWNWDKAIEQGWYSYFAPMAAYFENVDLVAQGNPTAFSFNANVENVKVNGMKTDAGNFYYYLYHENFEENISGVVLDLTEFPMGYYMLTIYDPVTGDISDPQVKTHIPPFRNLSVPEFNKDIAIKLEFKEEYMHPVALAGNDQKLPKNSVIELSGEKSFNPKGIPLTAYQWSLITQPDGSNLIIEDPSLIEISLNPVFGGDYRFALTVSDAEETSLPDTVNVFITTPPVAVAGENITIPVSTDHTLDGSASFDPNGFPLSYLWTLAVKPENSVNARLDNENSVDAVFSADVPGIYRITLVVNDQYQDSEPDTIDITATTPSHVFNLDKQDGFKIYPNPVKDFFILETNRNMVGSYMIELFDISGKVVWNDMISEMTAGSSRSYYFPNSLESGIYFLTIQSEKKSRFYIGKIIIAF
- a CDS encoding SDR family oxidoreductase — encoded protein: MDKNSIVVITGANSGIGKATSIELARTGAVIIMACRSKERGEEALQDVRALSGNKSVELMLCDLGSLKSIRDFCSNFKRKYKQLNVLINNAGVILPGYHQTSDGFELQFGVNHLGHFLLTTELLDILIASAPARIINVTSGAHKAGRIYFEDINLEKNYKFWRAYAQSKLANILFTYELAERLKGTGVTANCFHPGAVATRMGINRDTGFGTFITRLLKPFFQTSEQGAETAIYLATSGDVEGVTGRYFYKKRPVQSSNRSYDRATAKKLWDLSEKMVETGDFNNRPELGYPVDQ